The window TTGCAGAAAGAAGTCAGAATTCACATTTATTTACTTGAATTTTGCTGAGGCCCTGGGCTGTAGGTTCTTCCAGCAAGTCTTCAAGGCTTCTATGTCCCCTTTTACTTCATATGTGTGGACATAACTTTATGGAAGTAATGACTTTGAGCTATTATAAAAAACGAACACCAAGAGGGGTCAGCAGCCCATAGTTAAGTTTCTACCTTGATTTTCTAATTGTTGCTGTTGATTTAAAGTTTTAAGGAAGAGACTGAACAACTTGAGGGCAGATACCATAAAGAGTATCTGTACTTAGCAGGCCCTCAGTAATTGTTTCTAGACAATCAtagaattattcataatagtttGTGAGACCATCTACTCTTCTTCCACTGTGACAATAAATATGTTCCTTGTGGTCAGAATCCTGACCTTACTCAGAGTTCCTATTCTTCACATATGTTCTAATAGTCCCTGCTGAGTTCCTTCATATGATTTTAACTTCTCTCCATTTCATGAATTATACTAGGAGGATACTGCTGAGATGGTAACAGAATTAGCTTTGGTTGAATAGTACATAGGAAGATTGAAACTGAGAAAATTAAAGACAGTAAAATGGGCTTCATCTCATCCTTCTTGCCTTCTTGGAAATAACTTTGAGGGCACTGTGGGAACAGGGCTAAGGAGAGCTGATGGTTCTCTGGGTAACCCATAATCAGCTTCAGACGGGTCTCCAGTGTTGATATGAGACCACTCCAGTCCACTGATATTTAGGGTGCTAGTGAAATGCTGCTTGAGGGATGTGTGTGGGTGCAtttctgtctcctttctctttattGACAAGGCCAACTAGCTGTTCTTCCACTGATAGTACCGTCTGTCAGACAGATTTGGGCCCCAAGCATTCCAGTTTAGACTTAGACATATGATTAGTGTTTGAATAAAATATCTTCCTTCTAAGTGAAATGCATTCCCAAGTCTCTGCACTCACTCTCTTCTGTCATTCTCCATTTCCATCTCAAGTTACTGTGCTGCTTTTTCCCACATCGGTAGCATTTTGGAAGTCCAACTTATATACAGTAAAGAATATAAATCTCAAGTATTATGTTCAGTGTATTTTTACATATGTGTACACCATGTAGCCAGATGAGAACATGGAATATTTCTTTGTGACCCCTCCCAGTTGGTGGCGCAAAGGGTTAGCCACTATTTAATACTATACTGTAATCCATCCATATTGTTGAGTgtagaatttcattttataatttattcacccatttaactttttatggatagtttgtttccagtttttgctatttataaaaatgtttattattacaattaaaatattaacattaagaTTAACATGATAACACTACAAATAATGTTACCAGGAGCATTCCTATACATCTCTTTGGGTGGACATATCACTGTTTTCTGTGGAGTATATTACATAGGTGTGGAATTGTCTGTTCATAGGACATACTAATATTGTCTTTTAGTAGGTAACACCAAGCATTTTTCCAACGTCTTTGTACCTGTGAACACTCTCTATGTTCCTATGCTTTCAAAGTACAGTTTTCCTCTGCAATATCTTTATTGTAGGACGGCGATGCTAGTTAATGTGGGATGCTGAGATATTTGCCACCCCATCCagattatacacatacacacacacacacacacacacacacacacacacacacacagacatacaaatTCATATATCATATTCATTTGGTGTGGATGCAGAGATGGAAATTTGCCTGTCTTATGCTTGGGGGATTAATAGTGAAAATTTGCCCTTATGCATTGAAAGGAAACTATCTGCTGGTTTAAAAAATCTAATTGTCTAAGTTAACTATTGAATAGATGTCTAGGCTTTATGACTTAGGAGTGAATATGAATCTCAACTAAGTGTGGTATTTGATTCATATTCAGAGTGAAACCAGAGGGTGAATTGAATAAGAGTAGGTCCCCTGATGCTGCCTCTAGCATCATCCATTTGCAACAGGCTGAACTGCATtttatggctgctattttttctcatttgtctttgATTCCTTTGAGAGGAAGTAGTAACTCAATTTATTAAACAGTGCTTAGAATCTTCAGCACTGAGCATATTAATTCTATCAAGTGTATATCAGCATATGgctgaaaaacaatggaaacctaggCTTCAGTTTCTTGGTGCACGTAATGGAAGTAATCTACCTGCACAGGCTGGAGGCGAGGGGGTACAGTATagctagtaatatatatatatatttttaacttttttttacatgggcaggccccaggaatcaaacccgggtcctctggcatggcaggcaagcattcttgcctgctgagccaccatggcccgcccttttttatttttattgacaaaacaaaacaacatacaaacacattcttaacatatgaacattccatacttggtgtacaatcaatggctcacagtgtcatcacatagttgtagattcatcaccatgatcatttcttagaaactttgcatcattccagaaaaagaaataaaaagaaaacagaaaaatctcatacTTACCATAtccgttacccctccctctcattgacaactagaatttccatctacccaatatattttaacctttgttccccctattttttctataccccttaccactccctttcattgatcactaatatttcaatctactctattttaacatttgttccccctattatttacttatctttaatccatattttgtactcatctgtccataccatagataaaagaagcaccaaacacaaggttttcacaatcacacagtcacattgcaaaagctatatcattatacaatcatcttcaagaaacatggctactggaccatagcactacagtttcaagcacttccctctagcctctttaatataccttaagctaaaaaggggatatctatgtgtaagaataacctccaggataacatcgcgactgtttgaaatctctcagtcactgacactttattttgtctcatttctctcttttacttttcagtcaagaaggttttctcaatcccttgatgctgagtcccagctcattctaggatttctgtcccatgttgccagagaggtttacacctctgggagtcatgttccacatagagaggggaagggcagtgaaccTGCTTGCGGTGTTGGTTGAGAAAGcaataggccacatctgagcaacaaaagaggttctttagggtgactcttaggccttattttaagtaggcttagcgaGGCCTAAGTTCCTTAGGATATCCTTTGCGAGGATAAGTTttacatgaacaaaccccaagattgagggctcggcatattgctttggttgtccccactgcttgtgagaatatcaggagttctccaaatggggaagttgaattttccccctttctctccatcccctcaaggggactttgcaaatacttctttactcactgtttagatcactctaggatttatcagggaatcacactggacaaacctacaaaatctcatgccgtattcaaggttccatgtacttatggtgttcaatgaatctgtccatataagttatattaggaaatgcactagtcaaaatataaattttgtaccaaataaacattttttgctttagtctcacacagaagttgaagttttaaaatatgaatgactgtCTATTTTCaccaccttgcaatattgacattcctttgttcttcctcaagcaaaaatattttttaatttgtacacttagtcgctatcattgtatactctaggcattcctagaataTACATTCTCAGTCACTAGTAATATCTTGGTATAAGAAAAAGAAGTATCAAAGTAAGAAACACATAGACTCCATCCAGAAAAGTATATGTAGCCTGGATTTTCAAATAATAGAGTCCTCTCTTCCTTTTTGGATAAAGCTAtatatttgtccattcattcattcattcatttatcatccATTCATACAGTGATTCCAGAAGTATTTCTTGAGTACCACGTCAGGCACTCTTCTAGATACTAGGCATATTTCAGGGAACAAAACAAAGGCCCTGCCCTTGTGGAGCTTACCTACTCAGAGAAGTaagaggcaagaaagaaaaaaatgcatatttgtcatgtagtgctcaggaggggggAAAAAGAGTAAGGGAGATGGGTGTGCAAGCTTAGATATGGGATACTGCTGttgctattttataaatgaaagccTCTCAGGCAATGACATTTGTGTAGAGACTGAAGAGGCTCTGATTGAGCAGTGTGGTTATACAGGAGAGTAATCCAAGTGGAGGAGAAAGATGGCTGAAAAACAGTAAGGAGGCCTCTGTGGCTGGAGAGGAGGGTGTGAGGGGGAGGTTAGTAGGAGGTGAGGTCAGAGGGACACATCAATCTGAATCAGAGGACTCACGAGGCCACTGTAATGACCTTGGCTTTTTCTCCCGGTGGGagttcaactttttttctttataaaaataactacTTTGAATGTTGGGTTGAAAAATTGGCTGTAGGGACAGGGTTGAAACAGGCAAGCCAGTGAAGATCTCTAATAGGTATGTTGTAAGAGTCAACTGGGACAGATGTTTTAAAAGTTTGTGAACCTTCACTATATCAGTGCTTTATTATAACAGTAAAGGTAATAATTGTGGTGATCTAGACATGGATGAAAAATGTTTGGCCCAGCCAGCCACATTAGTAAGTAGTAATGTAGTAAtatacaaaataacaataatatgctatggacattataaaataaattctataatatttttctatatatctaAAACTAATTTTCTTCTGGAATCTGTTCCTCCTCTCTTCCTTATTTAATAATGTGCCATTCTTTCAGTGCTCACACCTGAACTTTTGGGACTCCTTCTTCTTTATTCTCAGTACATCCAGGTAGTCCTCAGCTTCTGTTGTGTCTTCCTCCCTGTATCCCACATTCATCTCCTCTTTCTTCATTTGAACTTTGGTTAGACTCTCCTTTCATCTCAGAGTTAGCCATCAGATTCTCCTTCTGTAATCCAAATGAAATGCAGCAAAAAGAATATAGGTTTTGAAGTGAGACCTCGATTCAGATAGGTTCAAATCTTTGTTCTGTGATGTGCAACTAGAggacattttgcattttttaaccTTAACTGTCCCTTTATAAAATAAGCATTATAACACCTAATTTATAGGACCGTAGTGAGGATTAAGTGGAACTGTGAAACGTTTAAAGTGTCTGGCAGGTAGTAAAAATGGCAGTAGAAAATGTTggtcctttcctcttcttttattctACTTCATTCTATCCTTGACCCACCAGTGAGGTCCTAAAGCATAGCTTTTGCCTATTATTCCTCTTTTCAAAAACTTCAGTGGCTCCCTTTTGTCTCATGAATTAAATAAATGCACTTTTACCTGCCATTCAGGGCTCCAATCTCTGATTCCaactttcattttcatctttccCCCATTTCTTCTCCATTTACTTCATGTATTAGCAAAATTCACTATTTTATAATCATGATGCCACTTTGATATGAAATATCATCTTTCCATTAAAATTCTACCCATTCTTCAAGGGCCTTCTCAAATACCATTGCTTTCATAAAGCTGTTAACCATCTGGAAGTGATTTCTCCCAGTTCTGAAATACCACTGGACTTGGAAGAAGCAACATGTGCAAGCTCTGGAGCCAAGGAGCCTAGGTCCCACTGTTTACTGCCACCCTGGAGAAGTAACTTAACCTCTgcctgtaaaacagggataatcaTACTACCTACCTCCTatggttgttatgaggattaaacgCAATGATACAAATGAAGCACCTGgagtagtgcctggcacatggaaaGCTTAAATCATTTTCTATGATTCTGGGCCTAAATAATCAACATTAGTttactatctgtgctggtttgaaaggatgtatgtaccctagaagagccatgttttaatcctaattccattttgtaaaggcagacatttcttctaatccctattcagtactgtatgtttgaaactttaattagatcatctccctggagatgtgactcaacaaGAGgggttgttaacctggattaagcggagatgtgtctccacccattccaggtgggtcttgatcactttactggaatcctataagagaggaaacattttggaaaaagctgagagagattcagagagcagagaatgctgcagcaccacgaagcagagtccaccagccagcgacctttggagatgaagaagaaaaacacctcccagggagtgtcatgaaacaggaagccaggagagaaagctagcaaagatgccatgttcgccacgtgcccttccagtcgagagagaaaccctgactgtgttcgccatgtgccttctcacttgagagagaaaccctgaacttcatcagccttcttgaatcaaggtatctatccctggatgccttagactggacatttctatagacttgctttaaattgGGACGTTTCCACGGCCTaaaaactgtgaacttgcaacttacttaattcccctttttaaaagccattccatttctggtaatattacattctggcagctagcaaactagaacactatcaaTACCCATATTTTATAGGGACTTCAAATTAAAAGCTGTTTGAAATACACTAGAAAGAGGCAGACTATGAACCAAGAGTACTGAGACTCTTAATAAACTCTTGTTATGAGTTTACCACTCATAAACAAGCTGTGTGATGTTGAATATGTCACTTAACCACTCTGGAGCTTCCTTCCTCTAGCTGTAAAAACTTGGGCTAGACAAAAATCTCTAAGCTCTCTTTCAGTTCAAATAGCCATATAGATATCTAAGAGCCACCTCCAACTCAACATGACCAAAACAGGACTCTTAATTTCCACAACTGTAAATGCACTCCTTCCACAGTCTTTTCCATTCCAGTAAATGGCATCTCCATCTGCccagtttaaataaaaaaacgTGAGTTATCTTTGACTTATCGCTTTCTCTCATGATCTAAATCTAATCCATCTGCAAATCCTAGTCTCCTACTTCCAAAACACATCCTGACTCCATCTACTTCTCTCAACAACCCTACTACAACTCTACTGTAATAATCTCAGCTGTACAATTGCAATAGGCTTCTAACCCATCTGCTTTCATTCTTCCAGTCTGTTTTCCTCAGAGCCCAAGTGATATTTAAAACACGTCAGATGTCTCTCCCTTACTTAAAACTGTCCAGTCATTTTTCATTGCACTTAGAATAAGATCTACAACTCTCATTATGCTTCAGCCACACTCCCTTTTTTTTCATGCTAGGTCACCAGCCTTATCTGTCTGAGTCTAGGACTTGCAGTTCTCTGCTTGAACTACTCATGCCCCAGATATCTACAGGACTTGCTTCTACTTTCATTTAACATCTCAGCTCTGTCTCCGCCCTTCTATCAGTAGGGCTCTAAGACCCcaccctattttatttttcctagtgCTTACAAGTTTCAGAAAATAGCccatttgtttattatctgtctcctCGTAGTAGAAATTAAACGTCCTCATAGGGTCCACTTCGTAGagatgcctggcacacagtaagtatgcaaagaagaaaaaaaaactttgactAAATGAGTGAATGTAAACCCAGTTTTAATGATATCAAAGTTTTTGTTGATTTCATGACCCAAGTATGTATTTTtgccacccccccaaaaaaagtgagGCTCTAttagttttctcttcatttaatCCCTCATTCCGAATTAACATAAATAACAAGTCATATGCTTGTGCTGGAAACATGACTGAAGATAAAACAGTAGTAATACAATCACTCAGGGATgttcccacccccaacccccccccgcccccaacctAGATAGTTCTTAAATTTGCCattctctccatttcttcttccaCACTACCTCTCTGATCGTCTTCCAGTGGCTTCTAATCTCCAAAGAATCGGTTCTTCAGACCGCAGCCACTGAGCTTTTCGGTCGCTGTTAAACCCAGGCTTGAAAACCTTCGATGTTTCCTTTGTTCTCAGGGTAAATACCAGAATCTGCAGTGACCCACCATTTCGCGTTACGCCACCCCGCACTCTCCACTCGAGGCCAAGCTTTCATTCCTTCCTGCCTTTCTGTTCCCGCCTGCCACCTGACCCGTTGCCCTAGTTTCCCATTTCCTGGAAGATTCTACATCACACCCATTTTGCCTACTACTTTGGATCTCGGATGAATGTCCCTTCCTCAGGGAAGCCCTCCTGACTAGGTCAAACCCCACCCCTCCATCATACACCCCCGCATCACCAAAGGTCCTCTCTTTCAAAGCTCTTTGTTTTATAAGTTCATACTCATGAATATGATAACTTTACTAACGTGCGTTAACACAAGCTTGCGTTCTATAATTATTTGCGGAAGGAATGAAAGAACAAACTCCTCAaacactccttacccctcccccccaGGGCTGCGGCGCAACTCTTACGCATTAATCAGGCGCCGCGGGGGCCGACATCTCAGGGCGCCTGCGCGAAGGAAAACGCATGCGCAGACGTAGTAGTTCGCTGACAGATTCTTGGTGGCGGCGGCGGTAGCAGCCCTGGACTGCGGGGAATGGGAGTTCGCGGGCCCTGACTGAGCACCGCCCCCGCCTCCCTGCCCCCGACATGGCTCAAGAGAAAATGGAGCTAGACCTGGAACTGCCTCCGGGTACGGGAGGGAGCCCGTCGGAGGGCGGCGGCAGTGGCGGCGGCGGGGGCCTGAGAAGATCTAACAGCGCCCCCCTGATCCACGGCCTCAGTGACACTTCGCCGGTGTTCCAGGCCGAGGCGCCGAGCGCCAGGCGGAACAGCACAACGTTTCCGAGCCGCCACGGCCTGCTGTTACCGGCTTCCCCCGTCCGCATGCACAGCAGCCGCTTGCATCAGATTAAACAAGAGGAGGGCATGGACTTAATCAACCGAGAAACTGTCCACGAGCGCGAGGTGCAGACCGCAATGCAGATAAGCCACTCCTGGGAGGAAAGTTTCAGCCTGAGTGACAACGATGTGGAGAAATCCGCCTCCCCGAAGCGCATCGATTTCATTCCGGTGTCACCAGCACCGTCACCCACCCGAGGAATTGGAAAGCAGTGTTTTTCACCATCCTTGCAAAGTTTTGTGAGTAGCAATGGATTGCCTCCAAGCCCTATTCCCAGCCCAACGACCCGATTTACAACCCGGAGAAGCCAGAGTCCCATCAATTGCATTAGACCAAGTGTTCTTGGACcattgaaaagaaaatgtgaaatggaTACTGATTATCAGCCAAAGAGATTTTTCCAGGGCATCACCAATATGCTTTCTTC of the Tamandua tetradactyla isolate mTamTet1 chromosome 2, mTamTet1.pri, whole genome shotgun sequence genome contains:
- the PABIR1 gene encoding PPP2R1A-PPP2R2A-interacting phosphatase regulator 1: MAQEKMELDLELPPGTGGSPSEGGGSGGGGGLRRSNSAPLIHGLSDTSPVFQAEAPSARRNSTTFPSRHGLLLPASPVRMHSSRLHQIKQEEGMDLINRETVHEREVQTAMQISHSWEESFSLSDNDVEKSASPKRIDFIPVSPAPSPTRGIGKQCFSPSLQSFVSSNGLPPSPIPSPTTRFTTRRSQSPINCIRPSVLGPLKRKCEMDTDYQPKRFFQGITNMLSSDVAQLSDPSVCVSSDILDGNSSSAGSSCNSPAKVSTTTDSPVSPAQAASPFIPVDELSSK